In a single window of the Candidatus Aegiribacteria sp. genome:
- a CDS encoding T9SS type A sorting domain-containing protein, producing the protein MTGLGWDGTKLYTSTTYGSYEGCYTFNFTTYFSGKSTYIPGFWGSESGYDIAYHDSNIWMAVDNATSPVRCYEQTSGGVLSMIPADIGIGSDIHGVTYETGTDAPFLWVSNQTTDEIYRIDIYTGIAEDDVIILPELQLSLSSNPFYSSVVITGRGFSGNSVLDIHDAVGRRIESSSFSGTYTWFTAGLPTGTYIVTVSDCEGSRESIKLL; encoded by the coding sequence GTGACGGGACTTGGCTGGGACGGAACTAAACTCTACACAAGCACAACCTACGGCAGTTATGAAGGCTGCTATACATTCAATTTCACCACTTACTTTTCAGGCAAATCAACATACATTCCCGGTTTCTGGGGCTCAGAAAGCGGCTACGATATCGCTTACCATGATAGCAATATCTGGATGGCGGTGGACAACGCAACAAGCCCTGTCAGATGTTACGAGCAGACCTCCGGCGGTGTACTTTCGATGATTCCCGCGGACATAGGAATCGGTTCGGATATACACGGAGTCACTTACGAAACCGGCACGGATGCTCCATTCCTCTGGGTGAGCAACCAGACCACAGACGAGATTTACAGGATAGACATTTACACAGGAATCGCTGAAGACGATGTGATTATCCTGCCGGAACTGCAGCTATCCTTAAGCTCCAACCCCTTCTACTCGTCTGTCGTGATAACAGGAAGAGGCTTTTCCGGTAACTCCGTTCTGGATATCCACGATGCGGTCGGCAGAAGGATTGAGAGTTCGAGCTTCAGCGGTACATACACATGGTTTACAGCAGGACTGCCCACCGGTACATACATAGTGACTGTAAGTGATTGCGAAGGCAGCAGGGAGTCTATTAAGCTACTGAA